In the genome of Stomoxys calcitrans chromosome 4, idStoCalc2.1, whole genome shotgun sequence, the window gccggttgttcgccccacctgttttggggatggactgaacgttcgcaaccttccaacgcgccgggaaaactcccgcacggtaagcaagatTGAAAACGTTGCGTAGTGGAAGatcaagcgtcgaagaacactaacaaaggacaagtgttgatataccgtccgggcccggagataTATTACGTCGagatcctctagctttgatccgttTGTGTAGCAtaatctcccagatggcaataccagagttccgtcaatccaaaactgtgcctctGGCTGCAGTGTTTCGCAATCAACCTTaaatgtcatctcaggtatccgatcggaaaccacttctattccatccaggtttcctatcgttgcctcgattatactgcgatggtatgagttgctcttattctctatccattctcccatcgcctttagtcatatagccgcagtagctgcctcatacttaatctatatgtctaTGGGTTGGATTAGTCTGGAATAATCTCCAgtccctagtgggcgtggtcctcattgctcagCCCATACCAACTCTTACGTTGCAATTTATCATGTCATACTTAAGCATACTTAAgctgtaaagccagtggactatcctcggattcggatctcatttcgagcctacggcacgTCTAACCCTATCATAAATTGATCAGCAGTCATttccagcaaacaacagacttttcagcagtcagtCTGCTAACCAACAGaggattaaaatattttttttttttttcattttaagatttttaacagcaattttttcgtagattaattttttttatttatgaaataaatattttttaaataacctGTAAGGTagaaattattatttgattagTAAAATCTGTATTggctttttaaatttattttttccgtCATATTTATAAGTAGTTTAAATCTATAATTAACGTTCACATTTTCCAgcaaaaatttcggccaatttttattttgaaacatCACCAAACTACCCTTACTAATGCTAAGTATTAAACCCTATTTCTCTTTGTACTGCTCTCGCAATTCTGACCaataaaaaacttgaaaaaattgtaGAATTACCGCTACATCGAGgtatatatttttgtaaaaaataaatattataagCTTTCTTGTAATgacaaaatacttaaaaatttaaaatcctcTATATTcaccttttttaataaaaccctGCATCTCTCAATCTCTAGCCCCATCCGGACCTCCAGTAGGTTTTGTTGGCTCCGCGCGTTCACAGTCGGAAATTATCACCCAATGGCAACCACCTCTAGAGGAACATCGTAATGGTCAGATATTGGGGTACATAATTCGATATCGCCTTTATGGCTACAACAATGTCCCCTGGATGTATCAGAATATAACAAATGAGGCACAACGAAACTATCTGATTCAGGAGTTGATTACCTGGAAGGATTATGTGGTGCAAATAGCAGCCTATAATAATATGGGAGTAGGTGTCTATAATGAAGGTGCTAAAATCAAAACCAAAGAAGGTGTACCCGAAGCTCCACCCACAAATGTGAAAGTTAAGGCCCTCAATTCCACCGCAGTCAAGGTAACATGGACTCCACCCAATCCCCAGCAGATAAATGGCATAAATCAGGGCTATAAGTTACAAGCGTGGCGCACCCAACTTGTGGATGGCGAAGAGCGGGAGATTGAAGAGAAAATGATGACAGTGCCTCCCAGCCTTTTGGATCCCTTAGCGGAACAATCGGCAATTTTATCAGGACTGGAGAAATTTCAGGACTACAACATCACTGTGTTGTGCTTTACAGATCCTGGCGATGGTGTGAGAAGTTTTCGCATACCAGTCAAAACCAAAGAAGATGTTCCCGATGAAATAACTGCCCTACATTTCGATGATGTCTCCGATCGCTCGGTGACAGTTTTATGGGCACCTCCAAAAAATGTTAATGGTATACTCACAGGCTACTCGGTACGTCATCAGGTCAAGGATCGTCCTGAGACCATGAGGTCTGTCAACTTAACTGCCGATGATACCCAATTGGTGGTGAATCAATTGCAAGCCACCACCCATTATTGGTTTGAGATTAGGGCCTGGACACGTGTGGGAGGTGGACCACCCAAGACAGCCACTATACAATCAGGTGTTGAACCGGTGCTGCCACATCCTCCCACCAGCTTGGCCTTATCCAATATCGAAGCATTTTCGGTGGTGCTACAATTCACGCCAGGCTTTGATGGCAACTCCTCCATTACTAAATGGAAGGTAGAGGCTCAGACTGCTCGCAATTTGACTTGGTTTACGGTGTGTGAAATATCAGATCCTGATGCTGAGACTTTAACTGTAACTGGGCTCACACCGTTCACTCAATATCGTTTACGCCTCAGTGCCACCAATGTGGTGGGGACTTCAAAGGCATCCGAACCCACCAAGGATTTCCAAACTATTCAAGCTAGACCCATGCATCCACCATTCAATGTCACCGTGAGAGCCATGTCGGCCACGCAATTGCGTGTGCGTTGGATACCGCTGCAGCAGACCGAATGGTATGGTAATCCAAGAGGCTATAACATTACCTACCGACAAGTGGAGAGTGAGAATCGCATAACGCCCAAGAGTGTTTTGATTGAAGATCATACGGCCAACTCCCATGTGCTGGAGAACCTCGAGGAATGGACTGTGTATGAAATTTCCATGAGTGCTTGCAATGATGTAGGCCAATCACGCCACAGCGGCACTGCCATTGAGAGAACTAGGGAAGCGGTGCCTTCATACGGGCCTTTGGATGTGCAAGCTAATGCCACCTCTTCCACTACTATTGTGGTGAAATGGGGTGAGGTGCCTAAACAACATCGCAACGGCCAAATCGATGGTTATAAGGTCTTCTATGCGGCCACCAATCGGGGTGGCCAGGTTCTGCACAAAACCATCTCCAACAATAGCTCTTACACCACTACACTGACAGAGCTCAAGAAATTTGTTATCTATCACATTCAAGTGCTGGCTTTTACACGTCTGGGAGATGGTGCCCTTAGTACTCCTCCCGTTAGAGTGCAAACCTTTGAGGATACACCAGGCGCTCCTTCCAATGTAAGCTTCCCCGATGTTTCCTTCTCAACGGCTCGCATTATCTGGGATGTGCCAGAAGACCCCAATGGCGAGATATTGGCCTATCAAGTTACCTACTCGCTCAATGGTACCTCCAGTCTTAACTACAGTCGAGAATTTTCACCCTCAGATCGAACTTTCCGGGCTACGCAACTTCTGGCCGAGCGCTACTACATTTTCAGTGTAACTGCTCAAACCCGTTTGGGTTGGGGTAAGACCGCTTCCGTGTTGGTGTATACTACCAATAACCGTGACCGGCCACAACCACCTTCAATGCCTCAGATATCTCGTAGCCAAATACAGGCCCATCAAATTACCTTCAATTGGACCCCGGGACGGGATGGCTTTGCTCCTTTGCGCTATTACACAGTACAAATGCGAGAAAATGAAGGACCCTGGACTTTGCTGCCAGAACGAGTGAATCCGGGAGTAACCTTTTACACAGCCAGCTCCTTAAAACCACACACTACCTATCAGTTCCGCATACAAGCCACCAATGATTTGGGACCTTCAGCTTTTAGCAGGGAAAGTATTGTGGTGCGCACTCTGCCAGCTGCCCCTTCGGTATCTGTGACCAATTTGAAGGTGGTGCCTATAACCACAACATCGGTTAGAGTGAAATGGAATGCTTTGGAGACCTCAATGTGGAATGGTGATGCCAGCACTGGGGGCTATCGCATACTCTATCAACAGCTTTCAGATTTTCCTGCAGCGTTGCAGGCCACACCTAAAACCGATGTTATGGGCATTAACATTGATTCTGTGGTTCTATCCGATCTACAACAGGATCGCAACTATGAAATTGTGGTATTGCCTTTCAACTCCCAAGGCCCTGGTCCTGCCACACCTCCTGTGGCTGTATATGTAGGCGAAGCTGTACCCACCGGTGAACCCCGCGCCGTAGATGCTGCTCCCATATCCAGCACTGAAGTGCGACTGCGCTGGAAGCCACCCAAGCAAAGCATGCAGAATGGAGATCTCTTGGGTTACAAAATATTCTACTTGGTAACAGACTCTCCGCAAGAATTGGAAGAGGGCAAATCCTGGGAGGAAGAAATCGAAGTGGTCTCAGCCACTGCCACTTCTCACAGTTTGGTGTTTTTGGATAAATTCACTGAATATCGCATACAGATATTGGCCTTCAATCCAGCCGGCGATGGACCACGCTCCTCACCCATAACGGTTAAAACCTTGCAGGGACTACCCAGTGCACCACAAAATCTACGATTTGAGGATATAACAATGCAATCGCTTAAAGTGTCATGGGATCCTCCAAAATTCAAGAATGGAGAAATTTTAGGCTATCTTGTAACCTATGAGACAACGGAAGAAAATGAAAGTGAGTAGGCTGCTGTTGTGGTCCTCTGTATGTGTGGCTTATTCTAAATTTCCTTATTTCCATCCCTAACAGAATTCAGCAAACAGGTTAAGCAAAAAGTTTCCGGCACCAGTTTACTGGTACAAAATCTTGAGGAAGAGGTCACCTATACCTTCACGGTGCGAGCACAAACAATTGACTATGGCCCCGCAGTTAGTGAGAATGTGACCACTGGACCCCAGGAAGGATCACCTGTGGCTCCCAGAGACCTGATATTGACCAAAACTTTATCCAGTGTAGAAATGCATTGGCTAAATGGACCTTCGGGTCGTGGTCCCATATTGGGTTATTACATCGAAGCCAAGAAACGAGGTAAGTATTTAAAAAAGTTGTCTTAGCATCTTTATTTGGATTACTTGGTTTGTTTATGGAAATTggtttcctttttatttttttttttattacaacacTTCATTTCATATAAATAATTGCAAAAGGATTTGTTTGATTAAAATGGCagagaaataaaaatctttaaaattagttcTTCGCCACAATAGACTATGATCAATTATTACGCCCCTCGTCATGGGAAGAGGGTATATACTAAcatagacattccgtttgttgttgtagcagttaatTGTGTTCtacctttcgtctgcttgattctgtttagtgtcaagacccaggaattctgcggcgactaagatggggtgcgtccacagtaGGTCTggtcgggcagttaaacaggtgacgtgtatcgtgcggtccccggtttcaatcgggacatacatcttgcacgtcggcatcaatctttgctctgtaggagttgaggcggctgcatctgccggaacggaattgagccagaactactctggtttgccggggaaggtcaatttcttcagatgcaatgggaggcggtcgttcttcgaggattacattcacccggtagccatttaccacaTCTGGTGATTTGGATAGTCTCTGCgatagacagcatgtagttatgtcttcgcgctggtagaatctttgtctcctgatggaggtggtccacatgagaactgaggagacagcccgtcgcagttcggagggcagcatgctgacagatctgaatattattccactgcgtgtcacaaaactgacgagaccacactgacgctgcataacttaccacagaccggccaattgctttgtacgtggtcaacaggTTTTCTTTGTCttcaccccaagtgctgccagcaagtgacttgaggaccttgtttctacttttgactttatcgcaaattgctgtggcatgtgtggagaatgtgtaagagctgtcaaatgtgacgccaagtattttgggacatttgatcgtcggaatcatttctccatcgaccatcacagtcagctcagtattcacctcacgcgtatttttagtgaacaatgtggctgaagatttggtggcagatatcttcagatttcttgcagcgaaatatgattcaagttcgttgaggtagacgtttaacctattgCAGATGTCAACAAAGGGTGGGgcgcctgatgccatgatcgtacaatcgtccgattatgatacgatttctatgccgtctggagtgggtggaatggaggaaaggtagaggctaaacagtgccggagatatcaccccaccttggggaactccctgttgcactctacggtgctttgaCTTCTTATACCTAAATtgcacaaatgactggcgacaacATAGATAATtccgacccagcgtttcagacctggctggagggacgtatgtcctcgaataatttggcatggttgaCCATGTCGAATGACTTCGATAGGTACAGTGTAACGAGgaccatcctatcacatggcctgggctgattgaagccacggcaaatgtgtgcggtgatggcatgtaaagctgttgttgtgctatgcagtcttcgaaatccatgttgatgctcggcaaatggaaattctcctacgaggctcgggaggagtaatgcctcaagcgtcttttccactggtgagagaagagagatcTACAGCCTGCGCCGGGatattgggccgcacttgggatattcgaccggctggtataaagtgagcggctgctgcgttaatgatgtctcagaatttcctctcggccactaggaCATCAAAAGGGGGTGGCAGTtaactgaagcggcgattggtattcTCTCTGAaaccagcccaatcggccttcctctgattgataaacgtcagACGCTCAGAGGTAATGAAGTCggttggtcggtcgatggtgagcatcctcattcaccgtgcaaaacgtatagctttcaatctgctctgccaaagctatgccacgctagTCGTtatctaggggagaatgccatgaagtgtgatacGCATTatagtcccctagaaccagtcaattatggccagatagtaacccacttatgtcgggattgcaagcttggccattaaacgggacacagctaccaaccggcggtatgtacacgttgtatagctctatttcggcagtaccggacctgactgctttCACCATGCAGTGACACCTACATGGAGTCATTAGCCCCagacgcaggcgagatgggtctatattgcacggaatggtgtatcacgaaggccaatcccccacctccattccttgagcgatcctaacgtagcacattgtatccgtgacaactgtgcaagctgcaggtgttggtcagctttgtctcctagatcgctgcgaccaatatatctttccgactcatgaaatccacaatctcatcgatcttgccacggtgtccgttgcagtttaggtGTAAAAACGATACAAATACCGTCACTGGTAAtatgggctgggatgctgccgttgcgtatattgGTGTACAGTAGAGGTCGgcgggtcacatagtccgacgacgacgcttgtgatccactgctggctatgttctcacagcaccttgcgacatatccCACAGCTGCaaaaacgatacatttcccggcactgTACTgacaatatttgggctgggatgctgccgttacgtatattgccgtacagtagaggtcggggggtcacatagtccgacgacgacgcttgtgatccactgctggctatgttcgcacagcaccttgcgacatatccGACAGCTGCGAAAACGATACATTTCTTGGCACTGTCCTgacaatatttgggctgggatgctgccgttatGTATATTGCCGTACAgtagaggtcggggggtcacatagtccgacgacggcGCTTGTGatccactgctggctatgttcgcacagcaccttgcgacatatccagtatgactattctcccgtagtgaagtgaggccagagcatgACGAAAGgtagaaccagggtccggggttcttttcaatcccggcgcggaccagaagcgtgcggaaatagcactccgggatgtgcttctcccatgacgaaaaaacaCGAACatttacactgaggcggcagcccttgtcgatgagggttccatcgggtcaatccggtacgtaaaaccggctgccatgggattgccgtTTGTATCACTTCAATATACTACTAGGGACCCTGTAGAAAACACATTTGGTCTGGCGAACTCACACCAATCAATcccaaaaaaaacagaaattttcaATGGCCATCCTTATCAAACAAATGCCTATTGCGCTCATTACCCACTCATTGTATAATAGTAAAATATACTCCTTATATGGAATCTTGTTTCCATTGCCTCCCTGCTGGTTCAttggtaatttatttattttttacaattttcttcaaattttacttcctttctactcaaaattaACTTTGATTGTGCTggtgtaaaaattaaaactgcTTTTGTAGAACGAGGCGAACCATCATTTATTTGTAAGTATGGGTTTctggccaaaaacaaaaaattctagaTTAGTTTTCCCCATAGACGAATTTTAacaaataacaaatatttttgtagtTGACTTGATTAACCTTTTTACTAATGCCGCCTATTCTTAATTCCATAGATATAgattttgcaattaaaatccTAATCACTTTTAGACGCTTTTTAAAGATATTTATGACTATAATATGCtaattcacattttttttatttttttgtttttgtatacgCCAATGCAGACGACTCCCGTTGGGAGACTATAACGAAAACGACCACCGGTACCATACAGGATTTTACCGTCAGCTACCAAAGTCTACTGCCCTCGACTGCCTACACATTTAGGGTTATAGCATACAATCGTTATGGGATATCCTTCCCAGTTTATTCTAAGGACTCCATATTGACCCCTTCAAAGCTGCACTTGGAATATGGTTATCTACAGCACAAGCCTTTCTATAGGCAGACATGGTTCATGGTGGCATTGGCCGCCACCTCCATTGTAATTATTATTATGGTAATAGCGGTGTTATGTGTGAAAAGTAAAAGCTATAAATATAAACGTAAGTTTTTCAATTGTCTTCCATTAAATAcatgttttattaattttctacattttctttttattgcaGAAGAAGCTCAAAAAACCTTGGAAGAATCTATGGCCATGTCGATTGATGAGAGACAAGAATTGGCCTTGGAATTATATCGTTCCCGCCACGGTGTCGGCACTGGCACTTTAAACAGTGTGGGCACCTTGAGTCGTGGTACTTTGGGCACCCTGGGACGTAAAAATAACAATCGACCACCTAACAATGTTCAATTGGGTAAAAGTCCACCAAGACCATCACCTGCATCGGTGGCTTATCACAGCGATGAGGAAAGTCTAAAATGTTATGATGAAAATCCCGATGATAGTAGTGTTACCGAAAAACCATCGGAAGTTAGCTCATCGGAGGCGTCGCAGGTAAGTAGAAAAGTTGGTTAAATTATTAAAGCATGTAAAGTTTAAGTTTATGTTTATgtattactagctgaaccggacccccgctgcaccttcttttttttttttttttttttttttttttttttttttttttttttgttttttttttaaagtttaagtTTATGTTTATgtattactagctgaaccggacccccgctgcaccttcttttactttatgtggaacaaaattatcctttgaatatttattttcgatagttaaagtaaatttttaccctttgggggagttttggggtaggggcggtgccccaaaaacgtggtcccacattgtcccaaatacctttat includes:
- the LOC106093307 gene encoding protein sidekick isoform X4, translated to MEELERRHPTFNRLTTTLTKPLLLLPTNSTAPTAAAATNTTTATTRRRLSKINLWITLTIFVLCSQINSCHSLDGQQFQPPRFTTQPSSSGSIVSEGRTKILQCHALGYPQPTYRWIKNGIPMGDYSSSQYMRILNTQRDDAGSYKCIAKNEAGSIFSESIDVVVAYMGTFSNITEGRLHVISGHPAILDLPPIESVPVPSVMWQTVDGPLNYDIKYAYSKDNQLIILSADEVDRQSYRARAINTQLGKEENSAFIHLNVSGDPYIEVAPEIIVHPQDMKLKRGEQVAELQCIANARPLHELETLWFKDGIPLENAEIAHTLNDPWNRSLALLSVNLTHSGEYACQVRLRSGGHKTLTSKAKIEILEPPSFFTPMRQETFGELGILVTLPCDVVGDPQPTVSWFKNAEPIDLKNEKYSLSEDNALHIKKLELADSAMYQCLAVNEAGEKSAYTWLRVKTSAPIMELPPQNVTALDGKDATVSCRAVGAPNPNITWIYNETQLVEISSRIQILESGDLLISNVRESDAGLYTCVRSNEAGTVNGEAYLGVLVRTQIIQPPVDTTVLLGLTASLQCKVSSDPTVPYNIDWYREGHPTAISNSQRIGVQSDGTLEIQAVRASDVGTYACVVTSPGGNETRSAHLSVIELPFPPSNVKATRLDGANQRAINVSWTPGFDGNSPISKFIIQRREVSELGPVPDPFLNWITELSNVSAENRWILLENLKAATVYQFRVSAVNQVGEGSPSEPSNIVELPQEAPSGPPVGFVGSARSQSEIITQWQPPLEEHRNGQILGYIIRYRLYGYNNVPWMYQNITNEAQRNYLIQELITWKDYVVQIAAYNNMGVGVYNEGAKIKTKEGVPEAPPTNVKVKALNSTAVKVTWTPPNPQQINGINQGYKLQAWRTQLVDGEEREIEEKMMTVPPSLLDPLAEQSAILSGLEKFQDYNITVLCFTDPGDGVRSFRIPVKTKEDVPDEITALHFDDVSDRSVTVLWAPPKNVNGILTGYSVRHQVKDRPETMRSVNLTADDTQLVVNQLQATTHYWFEIRAWTRVGGGPPKTATIQSGVEPVLPHPPTSLALSNIEAFSVVLQFTPGFDGNSSITKWKVEAQTARNLTWFTVCEISDPDAETLTVTGLTPFTQYRLRLSATNVVGTSKASEPTKDFQTIQARPMHPPFNVTVRAMSATQLRVRWIPLQQTEWYGNPRGYNITYRQVESENRITPKSVLIEDHTANSHVLENLEEWTVYEISMSACNDVGQSRHSGTAIERTREAVPSYGPLDVQANATSSTTIVVKWGEVPKQHRNGQIDGYKVFYAATNRGGQVLHKTISNNSSYTTTLTELKKFVIYHIQVLAFTRLGDGALSTPPVRVQTFEDTPGAPSNVSFPDVSFSTARIIWDVPEDPNGEILAYQVTYSLNGTSSLNYSREFSPSDRTFRATQLLAERYYIFSVTAQTRLGWGKTASVLVYTTNNRDRPQPPSMPQISRSQIQAHQITFNWTPGRDGFAPLRYYTVQMRENEGPWTLLPERVNPGVTFYTASSLKPHTTYQFRIQATNDLGPSAFSRESIVVRTLPAAPSVSVTNLKVVPITTTSVRVKWNALETSMWNGDASTGGYRILYQQLSDFPAALQATPKTDVMGINIDSVVLSDLQQDRNYEIVVLPFNSQGPGPATPPVAVYVGEAVPTGEPRAVDAAPISSTEVRLRWKPPKQSMQNGDLLGYKIFYLVTDSPQELEEGKSWEEEIEVVSATATSHSLVFLDKFTEYRIQILAFNPAGDGPRSSPITVKTLQGLPSAPQNLRFEDITMQSLKVSWDPPKFKNGEILGYLVTYETTEENEKFSKQVKQKVSGTSLLVQNLEEEVTYTFTVRAQTIDYGPAVSENVTTGPQEGSPVAPRDLILTKTLSSVEMHWLNGPSGRGPILGYYIEAKKRERGEPSFIYDSRWETITKTTTGTIQDFTVSYQSLLPSTAYTFRVIAYNRYGISFPVYSKDSILTPSKLHLEYGYLQHKPFYRQTWFMVALAATSIVIIIMVIAVLCVKSKSYKYKQEAQKTLEESMAMSIDERQELALELYRSRHGVGTGTLNSVGTLSRGTLGTLGRKNNNRPPNNVQLGKSPPRPSPASVAYHSDEESLKCYDENPDDSSVTEKPSEVSSSEASQHSESENESVRSDPHSFVNHYANVNDSLRQSWKKTKPVRNYSSYTDSEPEGSAVMSLNGGQIIVNNMARSRAPLPGFSSFV
- the LOC106093307 gene encoding protein sidekick isoform X2, encoding MEELERRHPTFNRLTTTLTKPLLLLPTNSTAPTAAAATNTTTATTRRRLSKINLWITLTIFVLCSQINSCHSLDGQQFQPPRFTTQPSSSGSIVSEGRTKILQCHALGYPQPTYRWIKNGIPMGDYSSSQYMRILNTQRDDAGSYKCIAKNEAGSIFSESIDVVVAYMGTFSNITEGRLHVISGHPAILDLPPIESVPVPSVMWQTVDGPLNYDIKYAYSKDNQLIILSADEVDRQSYRARAINTQLGKEENSAFIHLNVSGDPYIEVAPEIIVHPQDMKLKRGEQVAELQCIANARPLHELETLWFKDGIPLENAEIAHTLNDPWNRSLALLSVNLTHSGEYACQVRLRSGGHKTLTSKAKIEILEPPSFFTPMRQETFGELGILVTLPCDVVGDPQPTVSWFKNAEPIDLKNEKYSLSEDNALHIKKLELADSAMYQCLAVNEAGEKSAYTWLRVKTSAPIMELPPQNVTALDGKDATVSCRAVGAPNPNITWIYNETQLVEISSRIQILESGDLLISNVRESDAGLYTCVRSNEAGTVNGEAYLGVLVRTQIIQPPVDTTVLLGLTASLQCKVSSDPTVPYNIDWYREGHPTAISNSQRIGVQSDGTLEIQAVRASDVGTYACVVTSPGGNETRSAHLSVIELPFPPSNVKATRLDGANQRAINVSWTPGFDGNSPISKFIIQRREVSELEKFVGPVPDPFLNWITELSNVSAENRWILLENLKAATVYQFRVSAVNQVGEGSPSEPSNIVELPQEAPSGPPVGFVGSARSQSEIITQWQPPLEEHRNGQILGYIIRYRLYGYNNVPWMYQNITNEAQRNYLIQELITWKDYVVQIAAYNNMGVGVYNEGAKIKTKEGVPEAPPTNVKVKALNSTAVKVTWTPPNPQQINGINQGYKLQAWRTQLVDGEEREIEEKMMTVPPSLLDPLAEQSAILSGLEKFQDYNITVLCFTDPGDGVRSFRIPVKTKEDVPDEITALHFDDVSDRSVTVLWAPPKNVNGILTGYSVRHQVKDRPETMRSVNLTADDTQLVVNQLQATTHYWFEIRAWTRVGGGPPKTATIQSGVEPVLPHPPTSLALSNIEAFSVVLQFTPGFDGNSSITKWKVEAQTARNLTWFTVCEISDPDAETLTVTGLTPFTQYRLRLSATNVVGTSKASEPTKDFQTIQARPMHPPFNVTVRAMSATQLRVRWIPLQQTEWYGNPRGYNITYRQVESENRITPKSVLIEDHTANSHVLENLEEWTVYEISMSACNDVGQSRHSGTAIERTREAVPSYGPLDVQANATSSTTIVVKWGEVPKQHRNGQIDGYKVFYAATNRGGQVLHKTISNNSSYTTTLTELKKFVIYHIQVLAFTRLGDGALSTPPVRVQTFEDTPGAPSNVSFPDVSFSTARIIWDVPEDPNGEILAYQVTYSLNGTSSLNYSREFSPSDRTFRATQLLAERYYIFSVTAQTRLGWGKTASVLVYTTNNRDRPQPPSMPQISRSQIQAHQITFNWTPGRDGFAPLRYYTVQMRENEGPWTLLPERVNPGVTFYTASSLKPHTTYQFRIQATNDLGPSAFSRESIVVRTLPAAPSVSVTNLKVVPITTTSVRVKWNALETSMWNGDASTGGYRILYQQLSDFPAALQATPKTDVMGINIDSVVLSDLQQDRNYEIVVLPFNSQGPGPATPPVAVYVGEAVPTGEPRAVDAAPISSTEVRLRWKPPKQSMQNGDLLGYKIFYLVTDSPQELEEGKSWEEEIEVVSATATSHSLVFLDKFTEYRIQILAFNPAGDGPRSSPITVKTLQGLPSAPQNLRFEDITMQSLKVSWDPPKFKNGEILGYLVTYETTEENEKFSKQVKQKVSGTSLLVQNLEEEVTYTFTVRAQTIDYGPAVSENVTTGPQEGSPVAPRDLILTKTLSSVEMHWLNGPSGRGPILGYYIEAKKRERGEPSFIYDSRWETITKTTTGTIQDFTVSYQSLLPSTAYTFRVIAYNRYGISFPVYSKDSILTPSKLHLEYGYLQHKPFYRQTWFMVALAATSIVIIIMVIAVLCVKSKSYKYKQEAQKTLEESMAMSIDERQELALELYRSRHGVGTGTLNSVGTLSRGTLGTLGRKNNNRPPNNVQLGKSPPRPSPASVAYHSDEESLKCYDENPDDSSVTEKPSEVSSSEASQHSESENESVRSDPHSFVNHYANVNDSLRQSWKKTKPVRNYSSYTDSEPEGSAVMSLNGGQIIVNNMARSRAPLPGFSSFV